A single window of Pseudarthrobacter defluvii DNA harbors:
- the secF gene encoding protein translocase subunit SecF: MSGFATFGNELYTGKRSYDFVGAKKIWFIIAAVGVALSIIIPVAKGGFNLGIEFRGGSEFTVSNVKTTDATIGEKAVTDVVPGSVPRVANVAGNTMRIQTDKLTDDETLKIKQGLTSAYGVTDNEVTSTFVGPTWGADVTKQALIGLVVFVLLAALLMALYFRTWKMSLSALAGMAVTMFITAGVYALSDFEVTPSAIIGFLTVLSYSLYDTVVVFDKIRENTSGIDSSTRRTFGEEVNLAVNQTLVRSINTMMVAILPVGAILFIGAGLLGAGTLRDLSLALFVGILIGTAATIFVAAPMYAWLRQGEPELVKQARRVEQRRAGAERSAPASPARA; encoded by the coding sequence ATGTCAGGCTTCGCCACATTCGGCAACGAGCTTTATACGGGCAAGCGCTCGTACGACTTTGTCGGCGCCAAGAAGATCTGGTTCATCATTGCCGCGGTGGGGGTGGCCCTGTCGATCATCATCCCGGTGGCGAAGGGTGGCTTCAACCTCGGTATCGAGTTCCGCGGCGGTTCCGAATTCACGGTCTCCAATGTGAAGACCACCGATGCCACCATCGGCGAGAAAGCTGTCACGGACGTAGTACCAGGAAGTGTCCCGCGTGTGGCCAATGTGGCCGGCAACACCATGCGCATCCAGACGGACAAGCTGACCGACGACGAGACGCTGAAGATCAAGCAGGGCCTCACCAGCGCCTACGGCGTCACCGACAATGAGGTGACCTCCACATTCGTTGGACCAACCTGGGGTGCGGACGTGACCAAGCAGGCGCTGATCGGCCTGGTGGTGTTCGTGCTGCTGGCGGCGCTCCTCATGGCGCTCTACTTCCGCACCTGGAAGATGTCCCTCTCGGCGCTTGCCGGCATGGCCGTGACCATGTTCATCACGGCCGGGGTTTACGCCTTGAGTGATTTTGAGGTGACGCCGTCTGCCATCATCGGGTTCCTGACGGTCCTCAGCTACTCGCTATACGACACCGTGGTGGTCTTCGATAAGATCCGCGAGAACACCTCCGGCATCGACTCGTCCACGCGGCGCACCTTCGGGGAGGAAGTGAACCTGGCGGTGAACCAGACGCTGGTGCGGTCCATCAACACCATGATGGTGGCCATCCTCCCCGTCGGAGCCATCCTGTTCATCGGTGCCGGGCTCCTGGGGGCAGGAACGTTGCGCGACCTGTCCCTGGCCTTGTTCGTGGGGATCCTGATCGGCACCGCGGCGACCATTTTCGTGGCCGCCCCGATGTACGCGTGGCTCCGCCAGGGCGAGCCGGAACTGGTCAAGCAGGCACGGCGCGTCGAGCAGCGCCGGGCGGGGGCA